In the genome of Chrysemys picta bellii isolate R12L10 chromosome 17, ASM1138683v2, whole genome shotgun sequence, one region contains:
- the LOC101946742 gene encoding leukocyte immunoglobulin-like receptor subfamily B member 3 → MASALTILFLSCWLALRSGMLEQGSLPKPSISVSPGGVIPVGGNVTIRCRHQRLGMRFLLYKAGVKNYLNYTDPAGSEAQFPITSARREHGGNYTCRYSNITGPVTYSKPSDPVQIIVAGGSESPAPPGQTSPIIAGVSAAAAVLLLLLVAFVCFRKTRASECPAQQGKG, encoded by the exons ATGGCGTCTGCTCTCACCATCCTCTTCCTCA gctgctggctggctttGCGGAGCGGGATGTTGGAAC AGGGGTCCCTCCCAAAACCCTCCATCTCCGTCAGCCCCGGTGGGGTGATCCCTGTGGGGGGAAACGTCACCATCCGGTGTCGGCATCAGCGCCTGGGCATGAGGTTCCTCCTCTACAAGGCTGGAGTTAAGAACTATCTGAATTACACAGACCCTGCTGGCTCTGAGGCTCAATTTCCAATCACCAGCGCCAGACGGGAACACGGTGGCAACTACACCTGTCGCTATAGCAACATAACAGGACCAGTTACCTACTCGAAGCCCAGCGACCCTGTGCAGATcattgtagcag GCGGATCGGAATCGCCGGCACCTCCGGGTCAGACCAGCCCCATCATCGCCGGGGTTAGCGCAGCAGCcgccgtcctcctcctcctcctcgtggcCTTCGTCTGCTTCAGAAAAACCCGAGCCAGTGAGTGCCCCGCCCAGCAAGGGAAGGGTTAA